The Streptomyces lienomycini sequence CGTGACACCAGGGATGCTCGGTGCGGCGGGCGGGCGGTACAAGCACCGCCCGCGGGTGTCGGCGCCGAGTGCCTCCATGCGCCCCCCGGCGCGTCAGGCCCGGCGCTCCCACTGGTCCCCGGCGTACCTCTCGCGATGGGCGAAGGCGGCACGCAGGTCCGGTTCGCCGATCGCGTGCACGCCCCGCACGGCGACCGAGGTGAGGAACGTACGGTCGTCCGCCGTGCCGTCGGCCTGCCGGACGAGGGCACCGATCAGCCGCTGCCCGGCCGGGGAGGCCCAGCGTGAGTACGGGTGGACCTCCAGCCGCGTGAGGGCGAGGCAGCCCAGGGTCAGGGCGAGCGGCAGCGCGAACCAGAGGGCGATCAGCGGGCGCGGTTCCGTGGCGGGCAGCGGCAGCGCCAGGGCGACCAGGCCGAGCGCGCACACGCTCACCGCGGCGGCCCGCACCCGCCGCACCCCGGCCGCCACGCCACCGGCGCCGCCGTCGGGTACGGCGAGGCCCGCGCCGACCAGCCGGTCGGCCAGCCCCCGCACCGCCTCCGCGGTGGCCGCGGTGGCCCGCACCGGCGCTATCCGGGACTGCCCCCCGGGGCCTATCGCCCCTATGACCGACCGCTCCATGTCGTCCCGCCCGCGCGGGTCGACGACGGTCGCCCAGCCGGTGTGCGCGAGCAGCAGCCGACGCTGGCGTGCCATGGAGACCAGTGTCAGGTCGGCCACCCGGCGCGGGCCCCCGGACAGGAACGCCGCCTCGTACAGCGTCAGCGCGTGCTCCCGGGCGGCGGCGGGCGCGACGACGGCCGCCGCGCGCACGGCGGCCAGGCACAGCCGCAGGCAGGCGAGGCCCGCGACGACCCAGGCCGACAGGAGGAAGAGGACCCAGAACATGCCGTATGTCTATGCCAAAGGGTTTCGCCGGCGCCATGCCCTGTTCACATTCCGGGACACGGTGTTGCGGGTGTGTGACGTTCCGTTTGGTCCCGTTCCGTGCTGCCCCCCGTGGGTGTCTCCGCGTCAGCGGCCCAGCAGGACGCGCCGGGTGGCGCGGGCCAGCCGGACCCCGGGACGCGCCGACCGCGGCACCGGCCCCGACCGCTCCAGCCACCACTCGCGCACCGCCCGCCGCACCCCCGGGGCCGCGCCCCCGGGCGCCGTCCGCAGCAGGTGCTCGGCGAAGTCGAGGGCGTCGCGCCGGTATCCGCCGGTCATCGGGCGCCCCTCGGCGTAGGCGAGGAAGGCCGGCCGGTAGTCGGCGCCCAGGAGGACCGGCAGTTCGGGGGCGACCTTCGCGACCACGTCCGCGCGCTTCCCGGCGAGCGCCCGCGCCTGCACCCCCAGCCGTACCCCGTCGAACCCCTCGGGGACGGGCGCTCCCGCGACCAGCGCCGCCAGCAGCGCGGCCTGCGCCAGCCCGACCCGCTGCCGTACGGCGTCGTCGGCACCGGCACCGGCACCGGCACCGGCACCGGCACCGGCACCGGCACTGGCACCGGAACCGGCACCGGCGCGCGAGGCGGGCGGTGCCGCCCGGTCGCCGGTGGCGGCCGGGCCCGCCGCCCGCCCCTTCGCGACGGCCGTGCGGATCGCCGCCACCTCGCCCTCCAGCTCGTGCCCTGCGGGGAAGTTGTCGTCGCGTTCCAGCAGGACACCCGGCGGTGCCACGCGCGAGGCGAGGTCGGTCAGGATGTCGAGGACCGGCCGCGGGACGGGATGGGCGTGGCTGTCGTGCCAGACGCCGTCCCGCTCGAAGCCGCCCGCGACATGAACGTAGGCGAGGGCCTCCAGGGGCAGTTCGGCGAGCGCCTCGGCGGGGTCCTCGCCGCGGTTGACGTGATTGGTGTGCAGGTTCGCCACGTCGATCAGCAGCCGCACCCCCGTACGGTCGGCCAGCTCGTACAGGAACTGTCCCTCCGTCATCTCCTCGCCCGGCCAGGAGACGAGCGCGGCGATGTTCTCCACGGCGAGCGGCACCGGCAGCGCGTCCTGCGCGATGCGCACATTCTCGCAGAGCACGTCGAGGGCGTCGCGGGTGCGCGGCACGGGCAGCAGGTGTCCCGCCTCCAGCGGCGGCGAGGCGGTCAGCGCCCCGCCCGCCCGGACGAACGCGATGTGCTCGGTGACCAGCGGCGACCCCAGGACCTCCGCCCGCTCGGCCAGCGCCGCCAGCCGCCCCGCGTCCGGCCGCCGGGCGTCGCCGAGCCCGAGCGAGACGCCGTGCGGCACGACGGTCACCCCGCGCTCGCGCAGCCGCAGCAGCGAGTCGGGCAGATGCCCGGGACAGAGGTTCTCGGACACGGCCTCGACCCAGTCGATGCCGGGCATCGACTCGACGACGTCCGCGATCTCCGGCCGCCATCCGACACCGGTGCCCAGTCGCGCGATGGATCGCATGATCGCGTCCCCCTTTCCTGCGCACATGCTCGGGGTATCGCCCACCCGGTCCGGTGCCAACCCCGGGGAGGGCCGGTTCAGAGGAACATCTGAGGTTCGCGCCGCCCAGTAGGCTCCGGCCATGGCGACGCACGAGCGCGAGATCACCGGACCCGTCGACCTCTGCCTGCCCGACGGCCGGCTCGACCCGGCGGCCGTCGGCTGGTCCCGGGTGCCGCTGCACCGGGCGAACCTGCGGGGCTGGGGTCGCACCAAGCGCTGGGAGTACTGGTGCGTGACCACGCCCACCCACCTGGTGGCCCTGACCGTCAGCGACCTCGACTACCTCGCCCTGAACACGGTGTACCTGCTGGAGTACGCGGCGGCGGGCCGCGAGTTCGAGCGCGCCGCGATCGTCCCGGCCGGCCGCGGCGTCCGCCTCCCGGACACCGTCGCCGGCACCCCGGGCGCCGGGGACGTCGTCGTGGGCCCCGAGCGGCCGACCCGGGGCAAGGTGCGCGTGGAGATCCGCGACGAGCACGGCGGTACGCGCCTGAGGGCCCGCTGCCTCGATCCGGACCGGCTGCCCGTCGAGGTCGACCTGCTGGTCGCGCGGCCCGAGGGCCACGAGTCGCTCTCGGTCGTGGTGCCGTGGAGCGAGCGGCGCTTCCAGTACACGTCCAAGCACACCGCCCTCCCCGCCGCCGGCCGCGTGCGGATCGGCACCGAGGTCCTCGGCTTCGGCGGGGACGACGGCGAGGCCTGGGCGGTGCTGGACCACGGGCGGGGCCGCTGGCCGCGCACGGTCGACTGGAACTGGGGCGCCGCGTCCGGCCGCACGGACGGGCACACGGTGGGACTCCAGTTCGGGGGGCGCTGGACCGCGGGCACCGGGGCGACCGAGAACGGCCTCTGCGTGGACGGCCGCCTCACCAAGATCGGCGAGGAGCTGGACTGGCGCCGGTCGCCCTCCGGCCCGCAGGCCCCCTGGACGATCCGTACGCCGTCGTCCGACCAGGTCGACCTGACCTTCACGCCGTTCCACAACCGCTCCGCGCACACCAACGCCGGCCTCGTCGTCAACCGCACCGACCAGCGCTTCGGCCACTACGACGGCCGGATCCGCACCGACGACGGCACGCGCATCGCCGTGAACGGGCTCCTGGGCTGGGCCGAGGACGTCCACATGCGCTGGTGACCGTCACTCAATACGGGCGAGCGCGGGGTGGTCCGCCACCACCGTGCAGGAGCCCGGCGCGATCTCCGTGAACCCGGCGTCGCGCACCACGGGCAGGCCGCCGGTGGTGAGGCCGTCCCAGCGGGCGGGGTCCGCGGTGCGCACCGACAGCGGGAACCCCGCGTCGCGCCACGCCGCCCGCTCGGCTCCCGACAGCTCCCACCAGGCGAGCTGCGCACCGTGGCCCGCCTGGGCCATCGCCTTGCCCGCCGACATGTCCAGGCCGGGGTTCAGCCACAGCACCGGCGCCGACGGGTCCGCGTCGAGCGGGGGTTCGGGGTCGGCGAGGTCGGTGCCGGAGACCTGGAGGCGGGCCAGGTCCTTCGGCCAGCCGTCCAGCGGGACCGGCGGGAAGACCCGCACCTCGGCGGTCCTGCCGGTGACCGTGACGCCGGGCAGCGCCCCGGCCCGCCGCCACTCGGCGCCGCGCGCCCGCCGCACGACCTTGCGGATCCGCGCGTCCTGCCAGTCCCGCATCGCCCGCGCCCACTCGCCGTCCCCGGCCGACCGCTCGTCGGCGAGCATCACCAGCACCGCCCGGGCCGCGGTCTCCAGCGCGTCGGTACGGGGCGGGGGCGCCGCCCGCTCGATGCGTACGACCAGCGGCAGGACGAACTGCGGCGCGAGGTCGCGGTCGCCGGGCTCGGGACGGAAGGGGCTGTCGGGGGCGGAGACGGGGGCGGGGACGGGCGTCGTCGGATCGTTGCTCACGCCCTACAGTCTGCCAACCCGGCGCCGGGCCCCGCTCGCCGCCGCCGCGACCGACCGCGCTCGGCCCGCGCAGGTCAGCCCGAGCAGGCCGTGCGCTGGGCCTCCTGCCACTCGCAGACCGGGCAGAGGGTGATGCCCTTGTACGACTCCGGGTACTCCGTCGGCTCCCGGCACAGGACGCAGTCGGCGTACGGCGGTCCGGCGGCCCCGGGAGGCCGGACCGCGTCGATCAGGCAGTAGTCGTCCGAACCCCGGTCGTCGTCGCTCATGCCTCCAGGGTAGGCCCGTCAGCGGTGCGTGTTCGCGGCGCCGATCAGCTCGGAGACCTTCACGAAGCGGTACCCCTGGCGGCGCAGCTCGGGCACCACCGCCCGCACCACCTCCTCGGTCACCGGGGCGGCGCTGCGCGTGCAGTGCATGACGACGACCGAACCGGGCCGCACCCCGTCGAGGACCTGCCGGGTCACCGCGTCGGCGTCCGTGGCGAACGCGTCCCCGCTCACCACGTCCCACTGCACGGCGGTGACGCCGGTGGCGGCCAGTTCCTTGAGCGCCGCCTTGTCGTAACAGCCGCCGGGGAAGCGGAAGTACGGCATCGGGTTCGCCACCCCGGCCTTCTCGAACGCCGTGTACGCGCGCTCCAGGTCCGACCGCATCCGGTCCTCGGAGACGGTGGGCAGGCCGTAGCAGTCGTCGGTGTAGGCGTAGTGGCTGTAGGAGTGGTTGGCGATCTCGAAGCGCGGGTCGCGGCCGATGGAACGGGCCTCGTCCGGATACTCCTCGGCCCAGCGGCCGGTCATGAACACCGTGGCGGGCACCTTCAGCTTCCGCAGGGTCGCGATCAGCCGGGGGTTGTCGAAGTGTTCGCCCGCCGCCGCCCGCGGCCCCTGGTCGGCGGTCATGTCGGCGTCGAAGGTGAGGGCGACCAGCTTGCCGTCCGGTGCCCCGGCCTTGTCGCGGTCTGTGCGGGGGCCGTGTTCGAAGACGGGGGTGAGGCCCCCCGGGCCGGGGGCGAGCGTGGGCGTCCGGGAGGGGGACGGGGCGGCGGGGGCCGAGGGCGCGGGGCGGGGGGCCTGACGCCCTGCCTCGGTGGTTCCGCAGCCGGCCAGTGCGGCGCCCAGGACACAGAGCGCGGTCGCGCGTCGTAGTCGTCGGAGAGTGATCACCGCACGAACATAGGAGTGAGATGTTCGGTTTGTATGACTATCAGGGGTGACGTGCCGCCCCCGTCACCCGCCCGGCCCACGTACCGGTGTCAGATGTCCCGCTGCTCCAGCGGCTTCGTCGCCGGGCCCTCGACGACCTTGCCGTCCGTGTCGAAGCGGGAGCCGTGGCAGGGGCACTCCCAGGCGCGTTCGGCCGCGTTGAAGTCGACGAGGCAGCCCAGGTGGGTGCAGCGCGGGGAGACCGCGTGCAGCGCGCCCTCCTCGTCCCGGTAGACCGCGACCCGGTCGCCGCCCGCCCGGACCACCGCGCCCTCGCCCGGCGGCAGCGCCTCCACCGGAGGGGCGGACCGCAGCCGGTCGCCGACGAAGTGCCGGGCCACCTCGGCCTGCGTCCTGAGCAGCGCCGGCGCCTCCCGCACCGCCGTGCGCAGCCGCCGCGGGTCGTACAGTCCGCTCCACGCGCACTCCTCGCCGCTGATCTGCGCGGTGAGCAGCCGGCCCGCCATCATGCCGCCGCTCAGACCCCAGCCGCCGAAGCCGGTGGCGACGTACGCGTGACGGGCACCCTGGTGCAGCGGGCCGACCATCGGCACGGTGTCGGTGGGGTCGATGTCCTGCGTGGCCCAGGCGTGGGTGCGGTCGGCACCGGGGAAGTGCTCGTCCGCCCAGGCGGCCAGGGTCTCGAAGCGCTCCCGGGTGTCGCCCGTGCCCGGCGTGAAGTGCTCGCCGGTGACGATCAGCAGCCGGCGGCCCGGGTCGGTCAGGGGCGCCGTGCGCACCGAGCGGGTGTTCTCCTCCGGCGTGATGTACATGCCGTCGACGTCGCGGTCGGCGTCGACGGTCCCAGCGACGACCAGTTCGCGGCGCGGGGAGAGGCGGGCGAAGAGCAGGGCGCGGTCGAAGACCGGGTAGTGCGTGGCGACCACGACGTCCCGGGCGGTGACCGTCGCCCCGGCCTCCGTCCTCACCCGGCAGGGCTCGCCCTCGTCCAGGCCCTGGACGGTGGTGTCCTCGAAGATCCGCCCGCCGCGCGCCTCCAGATCCGCGGCGAGGGCCAGCAGGTACTTGACGGGGTGGAACTGGGCCTGGCCGGTCACCTTCACGGCCCCCGCCACCGGGAACGGCAGCCCGGTCTCCGTCACGAACGACGCGGGCAGCCCCGCCTCCTTCGCCGCGGCCGCCTCGGCGCGCAGCTCCTCCACGCGGCCCGGGTCCCGGACGTAGGTGTACGCGTCGCGCGTCTCCCAGTCGCAGTCGATGCCCAGCTCGGCGACGATCCCGGCGGCACGCTCGATCGCCTCGGACTGCGAGCGGGCGTACAGCCGGGCGCCCTCCGGGCCCCGGGTGCGGCGCAGCTTGTCGTAGACCAGGGTGTGCTGCGCGGTCAGCTTGGCGCTGGTGTACCCGGTGACGCCGGCGGCGACCCGCCCGGCCTCCAGGACCGCGACACCGCGCCCGGCCCGCGCCAGCTCCCAGGCGGTGCTGAGCCCCGCGACCCCTGCACCGATCACGGCGACATCGACGTCGAGGTCCTCCGCGAGCGCGGGACGGGGCGCACCGCCCGGTGCCGTCTGAAGCCAGTACGAGCCGTTGACCTGCACGTTCTGAGTCATGCGGCCCGAGTACCCCGGGGCCGCCGCTTCAGTGGCCGGACCGTGCGCCCCGTGGACGCCGCCGTGCCGCCGCCGCTACCTGCGCCAGGGACCCGTCACCGCGAAGGTGGTGCCGGGCGTGTAGCAGTTGACGTACATCGTGTCGCCGTCGGGGGAGAAGGTGACGCCGGCGAACTCACCCCACTCGGGCTCCTCCTCGGTGCCGATGTTCTGGGCGCCGCGGGCCATGGCGTACACCTCGCCGCGCCGGGTGACGCCGAAGACGTGCTGGGCGCCGTTGCCGTCCTCGCAGACCATGAGGCCGCCGCTGGGGGCGAGGCAGATGTTGTCCGGGGACTCGCCCGGCAGCTGGACGTCGGTGTCCGGGCCGAAGACGATCACCAGGGTGAGCCGGCGCCGCTCGGGGTCGTAGCGCCAGATCTGCCCGTAGTGGTCGGCGGCCGATCCCTCGTCGCTGTGGGCGAAGGACGACACGAAGTACACGCTCCGTCCGCCCCAGTAGCAGCCCTCCAGCTTCTGCGCGTGGGTGATGCCGCCCCGGCCGAAGTCCTGGAAGCGGATCGGTGTCCCGTCGGCCAGCGGGTCGGGGACGTCCACCCACTCGATACGGTCGAAGGTGGCGCCCGTCTCCTGGATCGAGGACAGGTCGGGCACCCCGGGCACGCGCATCGCCTGGAGCCTGCCGCCCGCCCGCAACGAGCCCCGGCCGCCCAGCGGCTTCTCGGGCAGGAACCGGTAGAAGAGGCCGAACGGCCGCTCGAAGGCGTCCTCCGTCTCGTAGACGACGCCCCGCCGCGGGTCCACGGCGATCGCCTCGTGCTGGAAGCGGCCCATGGCGGTCAGCGGCACCGCGCCCGTGCGGTGCGGTTCGACCGGGTCGACCTCGAAGATGAAGCCGTGGTCCTTGGTGTAGCCGTTGGTACCGGCCCGGTCCTCGGTCTCCTCGCAGGTCAGCCACGTGTGCCAGGGCGTGGGCCCGCCCGCGCAGTTGACGGCCGTACCGGCGACGGCGACCCGCTCGGACAGGACGTGGTTGCGGGAGTCCAGCTCCAGCGCCGTACAGCCGCCCTTGCCCTCCGGGTCGTACGTCAGGCCCTTGACCGTCGGGACCGGGACCCGGCCGTCGGCGCGGTTCTCGTGGTTGCGGACGAGGTGGGTGCGGCCGTGTCTGCCCGGGAAGGCCGACATGCCGTCGTGGTTGGAGGGCACCCTGCCCTCGCCGGAGCGCAGGTCGTCGCCCTCGCGGGACAGCACCCGGTAGTGGAAGCCCCGGGGCAGGTCGAGCAGGCCGTCGGGGTCGGGGACGAGGGCGCCGTAGCCGGTGTGGCCCAGGGACTGGGCGGCGGCGGTACCGGCGAAGAGTTCCGAGAGGGCGCCGGTGAAGGCGATGCCTGCGCCCAGGGCTCCGGTACGGGCGAGCACCTCGCGTCGGGTTGCGGACATGGGGAAACCTTCCTGCTGGCGGACAGGACTGTGACCCCGCTGTGTCTATCACCTGCCAGGAGTCCCGGGAACCACGCGTGTCGCTCGTGTCACGCCTCGGCCGGGTGGCCGGGGGAGCCGCCCGGCACCTCCCCGCGGGGGCGCGCGGGGAAGTGCCGGACGGGGTCGGTGCGCTACACCGCCGCCTTCTCCGGTTCCGTGACCTTCACCGGGTCGGTGCCGGCGGCGCTGTGCCGCTCGGCCCAGTTCTCCAGGGCCGTGCGGCAGGCGTGGTCCAGGTGGTGCAGCCCCGACAGGTCCAGCTCGACGGGGCGGTCCTGCGGCAGCGCCTCCAGGCTCTCCAGCATCTTCGGCAGCCGCAGGAAGGTCGCGTTGCCGGTCAGGTGGGCCTGGACGGGCCCGGCGCCCTTGTCGACGACCTCCAGCCTCAGGTGCGAGGCCTCCCAGGCCGTCTTGACCACGGACAGGGCCAGACCGATCAGCACGCCCTCGAACATGTTCACCGCGACGATCGAGACGGCCGTGACCACCAGGATCAGCGCCTCGCCCCGGTGCCCGCGCCACAGCGACACGAGCCCGCGGAACGGGATCAGCTTCCAGCCCGCGTGGACCAGGATGCCCGCCAGCGCGGGCAGCGGGATCAGGGCCAGCGCGGACGGCAGCAGCGCCGCGAACAGCAGCAGCCACACGCCGTGCAGCACCCGGGACGCCTTGGTCCGCGCGCCCGCGCCGACATTGGCGGAGCTGCGCACGATGACCGCGGTCATCGGCAGCGCGCCGAGCACCCCGCACACCGTGTTGCCCGCGCCCTGCGCCATCAGCTCCTTGTCGTACTGGGTGCGCGGCCCGTCGTGCAGCCGGTCCACCGCGGCGGCGCTGAACAGGCTCTCCGCCGAGGCGATCAGGGTGAAGGCGACGATCGTGCCGAGGAAGCCCGCGTTCGCCAGCTCGCCGAACGCGTCGGCGCCGGGCGGCTGGAGGGAGTCCAGCAGACCGTTGACCTCGACCGTGGCGACCGGCAGACCCAGCGCCGCGGTGACCGCCGTGGCCGACGCGACCGCGGCCAGCGCGCCGGGCAGCGTCCGGGCCCGCTCCGGCAGCCGCTTCCACAGCACCAGCACGGCGACGGTGCCCGCGCCGAGGGCGAGCGAGACGAGCGCCTCGGTGCTGCCCAGCGCGTCGGCGGCGGCCCCGGGCAGGCCGGTGAGCTTGTCGATGCCGGAGGCGGGCGCCTCCAGACCGGCGGCCGAGTAGAGCTGACCGGCGATGAGCACCAGGCCGATGCCGGCCAGCATGCCCTCGACGACGGAGAGGGAGATCGCCCGGAACCAGCGCCCCAGCTTCAGGGCGCCCATCACGAGCTGGACGATGCCCGCGGCGAGCACGATCACACCGAGCGCGGGCAGTCCGTACTGGTCGACCGCGCCGAAGACCAGCACGGTCAGACCGGCGGCCGGACCGGAGACCTGGAGGCTGCTGCCCGGCAGGAACCCGGTGACCAGGCCGCCCACGATGCCGGTGACCAGGCCGAGTTCGGCGGGGACGCCGGAGGCGACGGCCACGCCCACGCACAGCGGGAGCGCGACCAGGAACACGACGAGCGAGGCGGTGAGGTCATGGCGCCAGTGCGGGAACCTCCGGCCCCGGTCGGATATGGAGGCCATGCCGGCGCTCACAGGGTTTCGAACGTGTCGGTGTCCGCGCGGTACTGGCGCACGAGGCCGGTGTGGACCTCGTAGTACCAGCCGTGCGTCCGCAGCCGGCCCTCCGCCAGCCGCCGTTCGACGCAGGGGTAGGAGCGCAGGCGCAGCAGCTGCGCCAGTACGTGGTGGCGTACGGCGTCGGCGACCGCGGGGTCGGCGGGGTCGCACGGTCCCGGCTCGTCGGCCGCGTGCGCCAGCCAGTCGCGCACGGCGGGCACGGCGGTGAGGTCGTCGCCGCGCACCAGCGCGCCGACGGCGCCGCAGTGCGAGTGACCGCAGACCACGATGTCGGTGACGCCGAGGACCTGGACGGCGTACTCGACGGTGGCCGCCTCGCCGGAGGGGTGCTCGGCGTCGTGCGGCGGGACGATGTTGCCGGCGGTGCGCAGCTCGAAGAGCTGGCCGGGCCGGGCGCCCGTGATCAGGGCCGGTACGACCCGGGAGTCGGAGCAGGTGACGAACAGGACTTCGGGCGACTGGCCCTCGGCGTGCCCGGCGAACTCCTCAGGGCGCCGGCCGAACGTACGGGCGTGGTCGATGAGGGGTTGCATGATGCTGGTTTCCTCCTGGCGCGCGGTGGGGGCGCGTCGGACGGGTGGGACAGAGGTACAGAGGTGGGGGATGTGCCGGCCGCCCGTCAGCAGCGGAAGACCTGAAGTGCCGCCGGGGAGTGGTCCGTCGGCGGTCTGGACCGGTGACCGGGCTCCGTGCCGGACGCCGCGGGCGCCTCCGCGGCCGACGTGTTCCGGTGCGGGAGCGGGCGTTCGGCCGGCTCGGGCCGGGGTGCGGAGGCGGTGCGGTGCCGGTCGCGAAGGCGCGCGGGACCGTGGGCGTTCCCGGACCTGCCCGAGTCGTGGCACGCGACGCGCTCCTCGTGCGACGCCGGGCCCGAGAGGACGACTCCGGGCTGGGCGTTGGCCACGACATCACGGCTCGTATGCGCGAATGCGAAGGATGCCGACGGAGCGAAGAACTGGAGGGCCACCAGGACGGCGGCGAGAAGCGGAACCCGCGTCCGCGCGGCGGTGCGCGGGATCATGTGGCCCCCCTCCAGGCGGTTCACGCCTCAACTGTCTGTCGGTGCAGGGTCGGTGCGCCGACATGGCATGCCCAACGCATGGTCAACGAAAGGTCAATGCGCGGTCAAGAAACACGTTAACCCTGCAAAGAGCTTTGCAGGGTTAACGCAGCGTTACGGGCGGAAGTGCGCCTGAAAATCGCGGGTGGGTTGGCGGGAACGGGCCGTTTTGGACTCAGGCGGTCTCGACGAGTCGCGCCGCGTCCCGGGCCAGCGCGGTGAGCCGGGAGATCGCCCGGAAGTACTTCTTGCGGTACCCGCCCTTCAGCATCTCCTCGCTGAAGAGCCGGTCGAAGGGCAGCCCGGAGGCCAGGACGGGCACCTCGCGGTCGTAGAGCCGGTCCGCGAGCACCACGAGCCGCAGCGCCGTCGACTGGTCCGGCACCGGACGCACCCCGGTGAGGCACACGGCCGCGAGGTCGTCGGTCAGGGCGCCGTAGCGGCTCGGGTGGACGCGGGCGAGGTGGTCGAGGAGGGCGGCGAAGTCGTCCAGGGAGGCACCCTCGGTGGCCTGCGCCGCGCGGGTCACCTGCGCGTCGGAGTACGGCGCCGGGGCCTTCGGCAGACCGCGGTGGCGGTAGTCCTCGCCGTCGATGCGCAGGGCGCGGAAGTGCGCGGACAGGCCCTGGATCTCGCGCAGGAAGTCCACCGCCGCGAAGCGGCCCTCGCCCAGCTTGCCGGGCAGCGTGTTGGAGGTCGCGGCGAGCGCGACGCCCGCCTCCACGAGCCGGGCGAGCAGGCTGGAGACGAGGACGGTGTCGCCCGGGTCGTCGAGCTCGAACTCGTCGATGCACAGGAGGCGGTGCCCGGAGAGGGTCCGCACGGTCTGCTGGAAGCCGAGGGCGCCGACGAGGTTGGTCAGCTCCACGAAGGTGCCGAAGGCCTTGCGGGAGGGGTCGGCGGGGGTGGCGTGCCACAGGGAGGCCAGCAGGTGGGTCTTGCCGACGCCGTAGCCGCCGTCGAGGTACACGCCGCGGGGTCCGGCCGGGGTCTTCGGCGTCCTGCCGCGGCCGAACCCGAGGAAGCCGCGCCTGCCGCCCGCCGTGCCGGGAGCCTCGCCCAGTCCGGCCGCGAAGCCCTCCAGCACCCGTACGGCCTCGCTCTGGCTGGGCTGGCCCGGGTCCGGGATGTACGTACCGAAGCGGACCGAGTCGAAGCGCGGCGGGGGCACCATCTCGGCGACCAGGCGGTCCGCCGGGACGTGGGGCTCGCGGGCGCACAGCGAGAGCGCGGCCGGAGCCGTCCCGGATATCGGGGCGGGACCGGAGGCGGAGGAGGAGGACGACACGATCGTCAATGGTAGAGCCTCTCCCGGGGGCCTCGCCGTCCCGGCGCCGGAGGGGGCGGTGACCACCCCGGACCGGGCCGGTGACCGGCGTGGTGTGCGCGGCCCGCACGCGTGGAACACTGCACCGCATGCGACGCCTGTACCCCGTGCCCCCCGCCACTCCTGTGACCGATCGGACCGCCGGCCCGGGCGGCCGCGACGGCACGGGCGCGACGGGCGGAGCAGGCGCGACAGACGTGACGGGCATGACAGACGTGACGGGCACGACAGACGTGACGGGCGCGACAGGCGTGACCGGCGCGACAGACGTGACGGGCGCGACAGGCGTGACGGGTACGACAGGCGGGGCGGACGGGACCGACCGGGAGTGGAGCCTGGCCGAGCTGGCCGCCGCCTACGCCTATCCCGAGCCGGACGGGCGGCGGGAGACGTGGCTGCGGGCCAACATGGTCTCCACCCTCGACGGCGCCGCCCAGCACGACGGCCGCTCCCAGCCCATCTCCAGCGCGGCCGACATGCGGATCTTCGGCACCCTGCGCGCCCTCGCGGACGTGGTGATCGCCGGCGCCGAGACCGTGCGGCAGGAGGGGTACCGCCCGGCCCGGGCGCGGGCGGACTTCGCGGACGCGCGGCGGGCTGCGGGCCAGGGCCCCGTGCCCGCGGTCGCGGTGGTCAGCGCCAGCCTCGAGCTGGACTTCTCCCTGCCGCTGTTCACCTCCCCCCTCGTGCCCACCCTGCTCCTGACCGGGGCCGCCGCGGCCCCGGACCGGATCGCGGCCGCCGAGAAGGCCGGCGCCCGGGTGGTGATCGCCGGTGACGGGGTGGGCGTGGACCCCGCCCGCGCCCTGCGGGCGCTCGCCGCGCTCGGCCACACCCGGCTGCTGACCGAGGGTGGTCCGCGGCTGCTGGGGCAGTTCGTCGCCGCCGGGGTGCTCGACGAGCTGTGCCTGACCGTCTCGCCGA is a genomic window containing:
- a CDS encoding carbonic anhydrase codes for the protein MQPLIDHARTFGRRPEEFAGHAEGQSPEVLFVTCSDSRVVPALITGARPGQLFELRTAGNIVPPHDAEHPSGEAATVEYAVQVLGVTDIVVCGHSHCGAVGALVRGDDLTAVPAVRDWLAHAADEPGPCDPADPAVADAVRHHVLAQLLRLRSYPCVERRLAEGRLRTHGWYYEVHTGLVRQYRADTDTFETL
- the zapE gene encoding cell division protein ZapE, whose protein sequence is MSSSSSASGPAPISGTAPAALSLCAREPHVPADRLVAEMVPPPRFDSVRFGTYIPDPGQPSQSEAVRVLEGFAAGLGEAPGTAGGRRGFLGFGRGRTPKTPAGPRGVYLDGGYGVGKTHLLASLWHATPADPSRKAFGTFVELTNLVGALGFQQTVRTLSGHRLLCIDEFELDDPGDTVLVSSLLARLVEAGVALAATSNTLPGKLGEGRFAAVDFLREIQGLSAHFRALRIDGEDYRHRGLPKAPAPYSDAQVTRAAQATEGASLDDFAALLDHLARVHPSRYGALTDDLAAVCLTGVRPVPDQSTALRLVVLADRLYDREVPVLASGLPFDRLFSEEMLKGGYRKKYFRAISRLTALARDAARLVETA
- a CDS encoding PhoX family protein: MSATRREVLARTGALGAGIAFTGALSELFAGTAAAQSLGHTGYGALVPDPDGLLDLPRGFHYRVLSREGDDLRSGEGRVPSNHDGMSAFPGRHGRTHLVRNHENRADGRVPVPTVKGLTYDPEGKGGCTALELDSRNHVLSERVAVAGTAVNCAGGPTPWHTWLTCEETEDRAGTNGYTKDHGFIFEVDPVEPHRTGAVPLTAMGRFQHEAIAVDPRRGVVYETEDAFERPFGLFYRFLPEKPLGGRGSLRAGGRLQAMRVPGVPDLSSIQETGATFDRIEWVDVPDPLADGTPIRFQDFGRGGITHAQKLEGCYWGGRSVYFVSSFAHSDEGSAADHYGQIWRYDPERRRLTLVIVFGPDTDVQLPGESPDNICLAPSGGLMVCEDGNGAQHVFGVTRRGEVYAMARGAQNIGTEEEPEWGEFAGVTFSPDGDTMYVNCYTPGTTFAVTGPWRR
- a CDS encoding pyrimidine reductase family protein encodes the protein MTDVTGTTDVTGATGVTGATDVTGATGVTGTTGGADGTDREWSLAELAAAYAYPEPDGRRETWLRANMVSTLDGAAQHDGRSQPISSAADMRIFGTLRALADVVIAGAETVRQEGYRPARARADFADARRAAGQGPVPAVAVVSASLELDFSLPLFTSPLVPTLLLTGAAAAPDRIAAAEKAGARVVIAGDGVGVDPARALRALAALGHTRLLTEGGPRLLGQFVAAGVLDELCLTVSPMLTAGDAQRIAGGPAVEVPRRFALASLLEEEGFLFGRYRRAEDRPGIDGISRSV
- a CDS encoding SulP family inorganic anion transporter, whose protein sequence is MASISDRGRRFPHWRHDLTASLVVFLVALPLCVGVAVASGVPAELGLVTGIVGGLVTGFLPGSSLQVSGPAAGLTVLVFGAVDQYGLPALGVIVLAAGIVQLVMGALKLGRWFRAISLSVVEGMLAGIGLVLIAGQLYSAAGLEAPASGIDKLTGLPGAAADALGSTEALVSLALGAGTVAVLVLWKRLPERARTLPGALAAVASATAVTAALGLPVATVEVNGLLDSLQPPGADAFGELANAGFLGTIVAFTLIASAESLFSAAAVDRLHDGPRTQYDKELMAQGAGNTVCGVLGALPMTAVIVRSSANVGAGARTKASRVLHGVWLLLFAALLPSALALIPLPALAGILVHAGWKLIPFRGLVSLWRGHRGEALILVVTAVSIVAVNMFEGVLIGLALSVVKTAWEASHLRLEVVDKGAGPVQAHLTGNATFLRLPKMLESLEALPQDRPVELDLSGLHHLDHACRTALENWAERHSAAGTDPVKVTEPEKAAV